AGGGTGTGCCGGCGTGCTTGGGTGCGGCGGTCGCCCCGGCGGGCGAGGGTGTTGCCCTGGTCCTTGCGGTGCGCACTGATCGTGGCGTGCACCTGTCTCTGGGGCCGGTGGAGGAGTTCGACCGGCAGGCGGTGGTCACTGCGGTGAAGGCGACGGTGGATGCGGTTGATCCGTGTGCGGTGGTGCTGGATCCGAAGGGGCCGGCGTCGACGATCATTGACCCGTTGGAGAAGGCGGAGATCGAGCCGGAGTGCTTGTCGTGGCCGAAGGTGGTGGCGGCGACTGAGCTGCTGATGACATTGTTCGCTGAGGGGTCGCTGACGCATGATGCTGACCCCAGGTGGGCGGAGGCTGCGGAGGTTGCTGAGTTCCGGCCGGGGACTGAGCGGGGTCGAGCGTTCAAGGAAGTGCAGCCGGTCGTGTCTGTGCTTGTCGCGGCAGCGTTCGCGGCGTGGGGGTTGACCGAGTTCGGCATCCCGGATGATCCGGGTGATGTGAAGATGACGAGGAGGTTCGTGGGGCATGTGGAATCCGTTTCGGCCGCGCCAGTCGCGGCAGCAGCATCGGCACTCGCCTTCTGATCTCGTGCAGACAGTGGACTCGGAGATCGGGCACGCACTGTCATCGCCTGCCGGTAGGACGGCGGAGGACAACTGGGATCTACGGTTCCCCCGGTCCACTGAGGTATTCGCGAAGATGGGCCGGGAGGATGCTCAGGTCACGTCGATCCTGAAGGCGATTGATCTTCCGATTCAGCGTGCGGACTGGCGGCTGGATCCGAATGGGGCGCCGCCTGAGGTTGTGGCCCTGGTGGCGGATGATCTTCGTCTGCCGGTGTTGGGTGAGGATCCGCATGAGCCGGTGGGTCGGCGGCGTGGTCGGGTGTCGTGGTCGGAGCATCTGCAGCAGGTGCTTCTTGCTCTGCAGTACGGGTGCATGTTCTTCGAGCAGGTGTATACGCCGGGTTCGGATGGGCGGATGCATCTGAGGAAGTTGGCTCCGCGGTTCCCGGGCAGTCTGTCGAAGGTCAACGTCGCTGTCGATGGTGGTCTCGAGTCGATCGAGCAGCCGGGTGTGTCGGTGGGGAAGGCGCGGGCGTCGGCTGTGGTGATCCCCGTGGATCGACTGGTGGCGTACGTCCACTCGCCGACGGACACCTCGTGGACCGGCACGTCAGTACTGAGACCGGCGTACAAGCATTGGCGACTGCGTGACCAGATGCTCAGGCTTGAGGCGCAGGTTCTCGAGCGCAACGGCATGGGCGTCCCGATCTATGAGGGTTCCCAGCTGACGAACGACCCGGAGTCGGATCTGAAGCGCGGGCAGAAACTCGCGGAGGGGATCCGCGCTGGGCAGTTCGCTGGTGGCGCCGTCCC
This is a stretch of genomic DNA from Corynebacterium nuruki S6-4. It encodes these proteins:
- a CDS encoding phage portal protein family protein; this translates as MWNPFRPRQSRQQHRHSPSDLVQTVDSEIGHALSSPAGRTAEDNWDLRFPRSTEVFAKMGREDAQVTSILKAIDLPIQRADWRLDPNGAPPEVVALVADDLRLPVLGEDPHEPVGRRRGRVSWSEHLQQVLLALQYGCMFFEQVYTPGSDGRMHLRKLAPRFPGSLSKVNVAVDGGLESIEQPGVSVGKARASAVVIPVDRLVAYVHSPTDTSWTGTSVLRPAYKHWRLRDQMLRLEAQVLERNGMGVPIYEGSQLTNDPESDLKRGQKLAEGIRAGQFAGGAVPAGAKLNIQGVSGQLVSPREAIAYHDSQMAKAVLAHFLNLEGKGGSYALAETQSDLFIQSLQTIADWIADTATQHVVEDLVDMAFPGYEGVAPRVVVDPIASKKELTADDLSKLTSGDKPVIQSDKDLEEHIRRTFSLPAKRPLKEAVKDGSTPPPDDKKKSMDPDEMNKLVTAATGLFRAGFDPQASLAAVGLPPVKHTGKEPVTVRDPKLSDAEAEKAAAEAAEATGDDPGEPPGEEVQDE